The following proteins are encoded in a genomic region of Actinomadura sp. NAK00032:
- a CDS encoding 1-phosphofructokinase family hexose kinase, producing the protein MIVTVTLNAALDDTYEVPDARSGEVNRVAAVHRRPGGKGVNVARVLHGLGHAVVATGLAGGAAGRRIEEGLAAFGVPAAFSPVAAESRRTVTVVGPEVTMYCEPGPMVTGPEWDAFLSRYDALAADAAVVVLSGSLPPGVPPDAYAELARRAPGPVVLDADGEALRLGVAGRPDVVKPNAGELARASGTGDTAAGVRALRAAGAGAVVASLGPDGVLADTPDGVLRAALDRPEPGNPTGAGDALVAALAAGLAGGLPWPDRLRRAVALAACAVRSPVAGELDAAGLPALLARVTLRSEESHAARPHE; encoded by the coding sequence GACGACACCTACGAGGTGCCGGACGCGCGGTCCGGGGAGGTCAACCGGGTCGCGGCGGTGCACCGCCGCCCCGGCGGCAAGGGCGTCAACGTCGCCCGCGTCCTGCACGGCCTCGGCCACGCCGTGGTCGCGACCGGGCTGGCCGGCGGCGCGGCGGGCCGGCGGATCGAGGAGGGCCTCGCCGCGTTCGGCGTGCCCGCCGCCTTCAGCCCGGTGGCCGCGGAGTCGCGCCGGACCGTCACGGTCGTCGGCCCCGAGGTGACGATGTACTGCGAGCCGGGCCCCATGGTGACGGGCCCGGAGTGGGACGCCTTCCTCAGCCGCTACGACGCCCTCGCCGCGGACGCCGCCGTGGTCGTCCTGTCGGGGAGCCTGCCGCCGGGCGTCCCGCCGGACGCCTACGCCGAGCTGGCCCGGCGCGCTCCCGGCCCGGTGGTGCTGGACGCCGACGGGGAGGCGCTGCGGCTCGGCGTCGCGGGGCGTCCCGACGTGGTGAAGCCGAACGCCGGCGAGCTGGCCCGCGCGAGCGGCACCGGCGACACCGCCGCCGGGGTCCGGGCGCTGCGCGCGGCGGGCGCGGGCGCGGTCGTCGCGTCCCTCGGCCCGGACGGCGTCCTCGCCGATACCCCGGACGGGGTCTTGCGCGCCGCCCTCGACCGCCCGGAGCCGGGCAACCCGACGGGCGCGGGCGACGCGCTCGTCGCCGCGCTGGCGGCGGGCCTGGCGGGCGGCCTGCCCTGGCCGGACCGGCTGCGCCGCGCCGTCGCGCTGGCCGCCTGCGCGGTCCGCTCCCCCGTCGCCGGCGAGCTCGACGCCGCCGGCCTCCCCGCGCTCCTCGCGCGCGTCACCCTCCGATCCGAGGAGAGCCATGCCGCTCGTCCCCATGAGTGA
- a CDS encoding class II fructose-bisphosphate aldolase, with translation MPLVPMSEAVPARGRGLGAFNVIQLEHAEAIVAGAERAGAPVVLQVSENCAAYHGALAPIGRAVLAVGRAAAVPVVAHLDHATSADLVREAVELGFGSVMFDASRLPHGANVAATAEVAARCRAAGVWVEAELGEIGGKDGVHAPHARTDPGEAAGYVAATGVDALAVAVGTSHAMLTRDTVLDLPLIARLAATVPVPLVLHGSSGVPDGALTAAVEHGMTKINIATHLNKVYTGAVRDRLGADPALVDPRRYIAAGRDAVAAEVARLLAVIRAAAPAAGAATG, from the coding sequence ATGCCGCTCGTCCCCATGAGTGAGGCCGTCCCCGCGCGGGGGCGCGGCCTCGGCGCGTTCAACGTGATCCAGCTGGAGCACGCCGAGGCGATCGTCGCCGGCGCGGAGCGGGCGGGCGCGCCCGTGGTGCTGCAGGTCAGCGAGAACTGCGCCGCCTACCACGGCGCGCTCGCGCCGATCGGGCGGGCCGTCCTCGCGGTCGGGCGGGCCGCCGCCGTGCCGGTGGTGGCGCACCTGGACCACGCGACGTCGGCGGACCTGGTCCGGGAGGCCGTCGAGCTGGGGTTCGGGTCGGTGATGTTCGACGCGTCCCGGCTGCCCCACGGCGCGAACGTCGCAGCCACCGCCGAGGTCGCGGCGCGCTGCCGCGCGGCCGGGGTCTGGGTGGAGGCGGAGCTCGGCGAGATCGGCGGCAAGGACGGCGTGCACGCCCCGCACGCCCGCACCGACCCCGGCGAGGCCGCCGGCTACGTGGCCGCGACGGGCGTGGACGCCCTCGCCGTCGCGGTCGGCACGTCGCACGCGATGCTCACCCGCGACACGGTCCTGGATCTGCCGCTGATCGCCCGGCTGGCGGCGACCGTGCCGGTCCCGCTGGTGCTGCACGGCTCGTCCGGCGTGCCCGACGGCGCGCTCACCGCCGCCGTCGAGCACGGCATGACGAAGATCAACATCGCGACGCACCTCAACAAGGTCTACACCGGCGCCGTCCGCGACCGGCTCGGCGCCGACCCGGCCCTGGTGGACCCGCGCCGCTACATCGCCGCCGGGCGGGACGCGGTCGCCGCCGAGGTCGCCCGGCTCCTCGCGGTGATCCGGGCGGCCGCCCCGGCGGCGGGGGCCGCTACCGGTTGA
- a CDS encoding dihydrofolate reductase family protein, producing the protein MGKVTCDIGISVDGFVAGPNQRLEEPLGDGAERLHRWMFEQPEANAEAIEKITAAGAFIMGRNMFGPVRGTWGDSDWTGWWGEEPPYHAPVFVLTHHPKDPVPMKGGTTFNFVTDGVEAAMERARRAAGDADVSVAGGAQTVNQYLKAGLIDELRLHIAPIVLGAGERLFADVGDLALEPVAVSHTDLVTHVTYRRLNR; encoded by the coding sequence ATGGGAAAGGTCACCTGCGACATCGGCATCTCCGTGGACGGCTTCGTCGCCGGCCCGAACCAGCGGCTGGAGGAGCCGCTCGGCGACGGCGCCGAGCGGCTGCACCGGTGGATGTTCGAGCAGCCCGAGGCCAACGCCGAGGCCATCGAGAAGATCACGGCGGCCGGCGCGTTCATCATGGGCCGCAACATGTTCGGCCCGGTGCGCGGCACCTGGGGCGACTCGGACTGGACCGGCTGGTGGGGCGAGGAGCCGCCCTACCACGCGCCCGTGTTCGTCCTGACCCACCACCCGAAGGACCCCGTGCCGATGAAGGGCGGCACCACGTTCAACTTCGTCACCGACGGCGTCGAGGCCGCCATGGAGCGGGCGCGGCGGGCCGCCGGCGACGCGGACGTGTCGGTCGCCGGCGGCGCGCAGACCGTGAACCAGTACCTGAAGGCGGGCCTGATCGACGAGCTGCGGCTGCACATCGCGCCGATCGTGCTCGGCGCGGGAGAGCGCCTGTTCGCGGACGTCGGCGACCTCGCCCTCGAACCGGTCGCGGTCTCCCACACCGACCTGGTCACGCACGTGACCTACCGGCGGCTCAACCGGTAG
- a CDS encoding sulfatase — protein sequence MEDELTTDSRAKRVTDENAQDTGPQERGGRAGRRRRIAARAVTGAAFLLVLAALVAPAEYARLTPGAFVRVPIEGVLGVALVLVVPAWARRRAAGTAGAALGLVLVLKVLDIGFDAVLVRPFDLVLDWPLLRPAVEFVGESAGPAGAVAAVVLAVVLAVGVVALMSLSALRLGGVAVRHDRAAARAAAVLGVVWVVCAVLGAQLVDGVPVASRSAAVLAYDHARQVRESLNDREEFAKAAAVDRFRDTPDDKLLTGLRGKDVVLAFVESYGRSAVESPQYAPRVGAVLDQGSERLRKAGFGARSGWLTSSTAGGGSWLAHATLLSGLWVDNQQRYRTLVNSGRLTLNRAFHRADARTVALMPAITRAWPEGKFFGYDKVYDDRNLGYRGPRFSFATMPDQYTLSTLQRAELAGKDRAPVMAETALVSSHAPWASIPRLVPWDQVGDGSVFNGMGKGYDAPWPAGGRIRTEYRKSIEYTLNTLVSYLETYGNDRTVLVFLGDHQPAPLITGAGASRDVPVTIVAKDKAVLDRISGWNWQDGLRPGKDTPVWPMSAFRDRFLTAFGG from the coding sequence TTGGAGGACGAGCTGACCACCGATAGCCGCGCGAAGCGGGTGACGGACGAGAACGCGCAGGACACCGGGCCGCAGGAGCGGGGCGGACGGGCCGGGCGGCGCCGGCGGATCGCGGCACGGGCGGTGACCGGCGCGGCCTTCCTGCTGGTGCTGGCCGCGCTGGTCGCCCCGGCGGAGTACGCCCGGCTGACCCCGGGCGCGTTCGTGCGCGTCCCGATCGAGGGCGTGCTCGGCGTCGCCCTGGTCCTCGTGGTCCCGGCGTGGGCGAGGCGCCGCGCGGCGGGGACGGCGGGGGCCGCCCTCGGCCTGGTGCTCGTGCTGAAGGTGCTCGACATCGGGTTCGACGCGGTGCTCGTCCGGCCGTTCGACCTGGTGCTGGACTGGCCGCTGCTGCGCCCGGCCGTGGAGTTCGTGGGCGAGTCGGCCGGGCCCGCGGGGGCGGTCGCGGCGGTCGTCCTGGCGGTCGTCCTGGCGGTCGGGGTGGTGGCGCTGATGTCGCTGTCGGCGCTGCGGCTCGGCGGCGTCGCCGTCCGGCACGACCGGGCGGCGGCGCGCGCGGCGGCGGTGCTGGGCGTGGTCTGGGTGGTGTGCGCCGTGCTCGGCGCGCAGCTCGTGGACGGGGTGCCGGTCGCGTCCCGGAGCGCGGCGGTGCTCGCCTACGACCACGCGCGGCAGGTGCGGGAGAGCCTGAACGACCGGGAGGAGTTCGCGAAGGCCGCCGCCGTCGACCGGTTCCGCGACACCCCCGACGACAAGCTGCTGACCGGGCTGCGCGGCAAGGACGTCGTGCTCGCGTTCGTGGAGAGCTACGGGCGCTCGGCGGTGGAGAGCCCGCAGTACGCGCCGCGGGTCGGCGCCGTCCTGGACCAGGGGTCGGAGCGGCTCCGCAAGGCCGGGTTCGGGGCCCGCAGCGGATGGCTGACCTCGTCCACGGCGGGCGGCGGGAGCTGGCTCGCGCACGCGACCCTCTTGTCCGGCCTGTGGGTCGACAACCAGCAGCGGTACCGGACGCTGGTGAACAGCGGCCGGCTGACGCTGAACAGGGCGTTCCACCGGGCGGACGCCCGGACGGTCGCGCTCATGCCGGCGATCACCCGTGCATGGCCGGAGGGGAAGTTCTTCGGCTACGACAAGGTGTACGACGACCGGAACCTCGGGTACCGCGGCCCCCGGTTCAGCTTCGCGACCATGCCGGACCAGTACACGCTGTCGACGCTGCAGCGCGCCGAGCTGGCGGGGAAGGACCGCGCGCCGGTGATGGCGGAGACGGCGCTGGTGTCGAGCCACGCGCCGTGGGCGTCGATCCCCCGGCTGGTGCCGTGGGACCAGGTCGGCGACGGTTCGGTCTTCAACGGGATGGGCAAGGGCTATGACGCGCCGTGGCCCGCCGGCGGCCGGATCCGCACCGAGTACCGCAAGTCGATCGAGTACACGCTGAACACGCTCGTGTCGTACCTGGAGACCTACGGCAACGACAGGACGGTGCTGGTGTTCCTCGGCGACCACCAGCCCGCGCCGCTCATCACGGGCGCGGGCGCGAGCCGGGACGTGCCGGTCACGATCGTCGCGAAGGACAAGGCCGTACTGGACAGGATCTCGGGATGGAACTGGCAGGACGGGCTGCGCCCCGGCAAGGACACCCCGGTGTGGCCGATGAGCGCGTTCCGGGACCGCTTCCTCACCGCGTTCGGCGGCTGA
- a CDS encoding glycosyltransferase family 39 protein has translation MADERVPGPLPHRVRRLTLLAVVVAALLAQMAAAMVSTAVRQSPTVDEPVYVGAGVVYLREHDLRYNPEHPPLGKLLIGAGAVLGGARLDPSFTGTQQDVGRHLLYESGNDAQRVLLAARLPVIALTLLFGLVVFAFARDLAGPAGGVAALALYAFSPGVIAHGSLATLDVPVAGLLLTSAWLAWRARRRPRLRVPLAGAALGAAVATKMSALPAVPVLLVLVALAVWWARRSRGTGRPVLAGVLAAGGVAALVVAVVWASYLAVDPRLRWTAPGDVPAIGGLRGLAVDLLPFPRPFRDGMRVQFGFEDLAWTSFLFGDTYRGSRWYYLPAALLVKTPLGALALWAAGAAAMVRLPRLRPAAPYVLAPPAVLLAVAMTGARDLGVRYVIFLPLFGAVAAAGLTAVRRRWAAAVTAALVLYVAVSSLRAFPYYLPYANEAFGGPAGTHRYLHDSNVDWGQDLGRLADRLRDRYPGEAVWLAYKGSGVPSHYGIRASDPLTAPPDRVRGLLVVSDSWIAKDDPRLVPLIASSDPVDEVGHSITIFRRP, from the coding sequence GTGGCCGATGAGCGCGTTCCGGGACCGCTTCCTCACCGCGTTCGGCGGCTGACGCTCCTCGCGGTCGTCGTCGCGGCGCTGCTGGCGCAGATGGCGGCGGCGATGGTGTCCACGGCCGTCCGGCAGTCCCCGACCGTCGACGAGCCCGTGTACGTCGGCGCGGGCGTCGTCTACCTGCGCGAGCACGACCTGCGGTACAACCCGGAGCATCCGCCGCTCGGCAAGCTGCTCATCGGCGCCGGGGCGGTGCTCGGCGGCGCCCGCCTGGACCCGTCCTTCACGGGCACGCAGCAGGACGTCGGCCGGCACCTCCTGTACGAGTCGGGCAACGACGCGCAGCGGGTGCTGCTGGCGGCGCGGCTGCCGGTCATCGCGCTGACCCTGCTGTTCGGGCTGGTCGTGTTCGCGTTCGCCCGCGACCTCGCGGGCCCGGCCGGGGGCGTGGCGGCGCTCGCGCTCTACGCGTTCTCCCCCGGCGTCATCGCGCACGGGTCGCTGGCGACCCTCGACGTCCCGGTGGCAGGCCTGCTGCTGACGTCGGCGTGGCTGGCGTGGCGGGCGCGGCGGCGGCCGAGACTCCGCGTGCCGCTCGCCGGGGCGGCGCTCGGCGCGGCCGTCGCGACCAAGATGAGCGCGCTGCCCGCCGTGCCGGTGCTGCTGGTGCTGGTCGCGCTGGCGGTCTGGTGGGCGCGGCGGTCGCGGGGCACCGGACGGCCCGTCCTCGCGGGGGTGCTGGCGGCGGGCGGCGTCGCCGCGCTGGTGGTCGCGGTCGTGTGGGCGAGCTACCTGGCCGTCGATCCGCGCCTGCGGTGGACGGCGCCCGGCGACGTCCCCGCGATCGGCGGGCTGCGGGGGCTCGCCGTCGATCTGCTCCCGTTCCCGAGGCCGTTCCGGGACGGGATGCGCGTCCAGTTCGGCTTCGAGGACCTGGCCTGGACGAGCTTCCTGTTCGGCGACACCTACCGGGGGTCGCGCTGGTACTACCTGCCCGCCGCGCTGCTGGTGAAGACCCCGCTCGGGGCGCTCGCCCTGTGGGCGGCGGGGGCGGCGGCGATGGTGCGGCTCCCCCGGCTGCGGCCCGCCGCGCCGTACGTCCTCGCGCCGCCGGCCGTGCTGCTGGCGGTGGCGATGACCGGCGCCCGCGACCTCGGCGTCCGGTACGTGATCTTCCTGCCGTTGTTCGGGGCGGTGGCGGCGGCCGGGCTGACGGCCGTCCGGCGGCGGTGGGCCGCGGCGGTGACGGCGGCGCTGGTGCTGTACGTCGCGGTCAGCTCGCTGCGCGCCTTCCCGTACTACCTGCCCTACGCCAACGAGGCGTTCGGCGGCCCGGCCGGGACGCACCGGTACCTGCACGACTCCAACGTCGACTGGGGCCAGGACCTCGGGCGGCTCGCCGACCGCCTCCGCGACCGCTACCCCGGCGAGGCGGTGTGGCTCGCCTACAAGGGCAGCGGCGTCCCGTCCCACTACGGCATCCGCGCGTCCGACCCGCTCACCGCGCCCCCGGACCGGGTGCGCGGCCTGCTGGTCGTCTCCGACAGCTGGATCGCCAAGGACGACCCGCGGCTGGTCCCGCTCATCGCCTCCAGCGACCCGGTCGACGAGGTCGGCCACTCCATCACGATCTTCCGCCGGCCGTGA
- a CDS encoding carboxymuconolactone decarboxylase family protein, translating into MAHIELDENVPGLPSLLRFRPETAGPLSALAEALLRGPSPLAPGERELIAAYVSELNGCRFCASSHGACAAAQLPGGMTLVQQVHADPGAAPVSAKLRALLGIAAAVQRGGNEVGPEHVGAARDAGATDVEIHDTVLIAAAFCMYNRYVDGLGTSAPEDPAAYAMMAERLVADGYGTAAGPR; encoded by the coding sequence TTGGCGCATATCGAACTGGACGAGAACGTTCCCGGGCTGCCGTCCCTGCTCCGGTTCCGGCCGGAGACAGCGGGTCCGCTGAGCGCGCTCGCGGAGGCCCTGCTGCGCGGCCCGAGCCCCCTCGCGCCCGGCGAGCGGGAGCTGATCGCCGCGTACGTCTCCGAGCTGAACGGCTGCCGGTTCTGCGCGTCGTCGCACGGCGCGTGCGCCGCCGCGCAGCTGCCCGGCGGGATGACGCTCGTCCAGCAGGTCCACGCCGACCCCGGGGCGGCGCCCGTCTCCGCCAAGCTCCGGGCCCTGCTCGGCATCGCCGCCGCCGTCCAGCGCGGCGGGAACGAGGTCGGGCCGGAGCATGTCGGCGCCGCGCGGGACGCCGGCGCCACCGACGTCGAGATCCACGACACCGTGCTCATCGCCGCCGCGTTCTGCATGTACAACCGGTACGTGGACGGCCTCGGCACCAGCGCCCCCGAGGACCCGGCCGCCTACGCGATGATGGCCGAGCGGCTCGTCGCCGACGGCTACGGGACGGCCGCGGGCCCGCGCTGA
- a CDS encoding SAM-dependent methyltransferase, whose protein sequence is MSTAGTEGAGDGIRTDRPVSARVWDYWLGGKDHYEVDRMAGEAVARQVPGIVAAARTDRLFLGRCVRHLAGEEGVRQFLDIGTGLPTADNTHEIAQRVAPESRIVYVDNDPLVLAHARALLTSAPEGATDYIDADVRDPGRILARAAATLDFDRPVGLMMLALLHLVTDDGEARAILDRLVGALAPGSFVALSHACLDVDVTHTAVKAWNASGTPHPLRARSAAEIEALFDGLELVEPGVVSCSRWRPEPNPWGEPQETMTFCGVARKLAA, encoded by the coding sequence ATGAGCACCGCTGGCACGGAGGGCGCGGGCGACGGGATCCGCACGGACCGCCCGGTGTCGGCGCGGGTCTGGGACTACTGGCTCGGCGGCAAGGACCACTACGAGGTCGACCGGATGGCCGGGGAGGCGGTCGCCCGGCAGGTCCCCGGCATCGTCGCCGCCGCCCGCACCGACCGGCTGTTCCTCGGCCGCTGCGTCCGCCACCTGGCGGGCGAGGAGGGCGTGCGGCAGTTCCTCGACATCGGCACCGGGCTGCCGACCGCCGACAACACGCACGAGATCGCGCAGCGGGTGGCGCCGGAGTCGCGCATCGTCTACGTCGACAACGACCCGCTCGTGCTCGCGCACGCGCGCGCCCTGCTCACCAGCGCGCCGGAGGGGGCGACCGACTACATCGACGCCGACGTCCGCGACCCCGGCCGCATCCTCGCGCGGGCCGCCGCGACGCTCGACTTCGACCGCCCCGTCGGACTGATGATGCTCGCCCTGCTGCACCTCGTCACCGACGACGGCGAGGCCCGCGCCATCCTGGACCGGCTCGTCGGCGCGCTCGCCCCGGGCAGCTTCGTGGCGCTGTCGCACGCCTGCCTGGACGTGGACGTCACGCACACCGCCGTCAAGGCGTGGAACGCGAGCGGCACCCCGCACCCGCTCAGGGCCCGGAGCGCCGCGGAGATCGAGGCGCTGTTCGACGGCCTGGAGCTGGTGGAGCCCGGCGTCGTGTCGTGCTCCCGGTGGCGCCCCGAGCCCAATCCGTGGGGCGAGCCGCAGGAGACCATGACCTTTTGTGGAGTGGCGAGAAAACTGGCCGCCTGA
- a CDS encoding FAD-dependent monooxygenase, whose translation MGSVAEPVVVAGAGPVGLVTALLLARHGVPAVVLEAAARRDPAGSRAICFQRDVLDVLDRAGCAERMIARGVTWTTGRTYHRGDELFAVTFPGAGSGEVPPWINISQAEVEAYLRDLAGAEPLVEVRYGHRVRAVRQGEGGVEVEAGGATVRGTHLVGADGGHGAVRELLGIGFPGRTFADKFLICDIRAELPFPSERRFFFDPEWNPGRQVLVHQCPDGTWRIDWQVPADHDLDAERASGALDARIRKIAGDVPYEIVWATVYRFHERCAEAFASARAFLAGDAAHLYAPFGARGLNSGVQDAENLAWKLAFVRHGWAPPELLRSYDLERRAAALENLRVTTRTMEFLVPQTPAQRAHRLDSLERARTHPDPRAIIDSGRLAEPYWYLDSPLTTPAGPLDGFPSEPGAVRPPVPGVLCPDGPCTVAGERTRLRRLFGTRFVILGATAVEAPGGIPCDSYALDDIDTEGALRAALRAGPDTVHVVRPDGHLAAVLPGRDSGAVAAAVRRACGRP comes from the coding sequence GTGGGCTCCGTCGCGGAACCGGTCGTGGTCGCCGGCGCCGGGCCGGTCGGCCTGGTCACGGCGCTGCTGCTGGCCCGGCACGGGGTGCCGGCCGTGGTGCTGGAGGCCGCCGCGCGGCGCGACCCGGCCGGGTCGCGGGCCATCTGCTTCCAGCGGGACGTCCTGGACGTCCTCGACCGGGCCGGCTGCGCCGAGCGGATGATCGCCCGCGGCGTGACCTGGACGACCGGCCGCACCTACCACCGGGGCGACGAGCTGTTCGCCGTCACCTTCCCCGGTGCCGGGAGCGGCGAGGTCCCGCCGTGGATCAACATCTCGCAGGCCGAGGTGGAGGCGTACCTGCGCGACCTCGCCGGCGCCGAGCCGCTGGTCGAGGTCCGGTACGGGCACCGGGTCCGCGCCGTGCGCCAAGGCGAGGGCGGCGTCGAGGTCGAGGCCGGCGGCGCCACGGTGCGCGGGACGCACCTGGTCGGCGCGGACGGCGGGCACGGCGCGGTCCGGGAGCTGCTCGGCATCGGCTTCCCCGGCCGCACGTTCGCCGACAAGTTCCTCATCTGCGACATCCGGGCCGAGCTGCCGTTCCCGAGCGAGCGGCGGTTCTTCTTCGACCCGGAGTGGAACCCGGGGCGGCAGGTCCTCGTCCACCAGTGCCCGGACGGGACGTGGCGCATCGACTGGCAGGTGCCCGCCGACCACGACCTGGACGCCGAGCGGGCCTCCGGCGCGCTCGACGCCCGCATCCGGAAGATCGCCGGGGACGTCCCGTACGAGATCGTGTGGGCCACCGTGTACCGGTTCCACGAGCGGTGCGCCGAGGCGTTCGCGTCGGCGCGCGCGTTCCTGGCGGGCGACGCCGCCCACCTGTACGCGCCGTTCGGGGCGCGCGGGCTGAACTCCGGCGTCCAGGACGCGGAGAACCTCGCCTGGAAGCTCGCGTTCGTCCGGCACGGCTGGGCGCCGCCGGAGCTGCTGCGCAGCTACGACCTCGAACGCCGCGCCGCCGCGCTGGAGAACCTGCGCGTCACCACCCGGACGATGGAGTTCCTCGTGCCGCAGACGCCGGCGCAGCGGGCGCACCGCCTGGACTCGCTGGAGCGGGCCCGGACCCATCCCGACCCCCGCGCGATCATCGACTCCGGCCGGCTCGCCGAGCCGTACTGGTACCTGGACTCGCCGCTCACCACCCCGGCCGGGCCGCTGGACGGCTTCCCATCCGAGCCGGGCGCGGTCCGCCCGCCGGTGCCGGGAGTGCTCTGCCCCGACGGCCCGTGCACCGTCGCGGGCGAGCGCACCCGTCTGCGCCGCCTCTTCGGCACCCGGTTCGTGATCCTGGGCGCCACCGCCGTGGAGGCGCCCGGCGGCATCCCGTGCGACAGCTACGCGCTGGACGACATCGATACAGAAGGGGCACTCCGGGCGGCCCTGCGGGCGGGCCCGGACACGGTCCACGTCGTCCGCCCGGACGGGCACCTCGCCGCGGTCCTGCCGGGCCGCGACTCCGGCGCCGTGGCCGCCGCCGTGCGCCGCGCCTGCGGACGGCCGTGA
- a CDS encoding inorganic diphosphatase has translation MEIEMVVEIPGGSRNKYEMDHRLGRIRLDRMLFTATRYPHDYGYIPDTCAEDGDPLDAMVLLEEPTFPGCQITVRSVGVFWMHDEKGADAKVLTVPSRDVRYEEIRDLRDVHEHILDEIAHFFDIYKSLEPGKSADVRGWQDRQVADRTIVEAAERARATSGPTA, from the coding sequence ATGGAGATCGAAATGGTCGTCGAGATCCCCGGGGGATCGCGCAACAAGTACGAGATGGACCACCGGCTGGGCCGCATCCGCCTCGACCGGATGCTGTTCACCGCGACCCGGTACCCGCACGACTACGGCTACATCCCGGACACCTGCGCGGAGGACGGCGACCCGCTGGACGCGATGGTGCTGCTGGAGGAGCCCACGTTCCCCGGCTGCCAGATCACCGTCCGCAGCGTCGGCGTGTTCTGGATGCACGACGAGAAGGGGGCCGACGCCAAGGTCCTCACCGTCCCGTCGCGGGACGTCCGCTACGAGGAGATCCGCGACCTGCGCGACGTGCACGAGCACATCCTCGACGAGATCGCGCACTTCTTCGACATCTACAAGAGCCTGGAGCCGGGCAAGAGCGCCGACGTGCGCGGCTGGCAGGACCGGCAGGTCGCCGACCGGACGATCGTCGAGGCCGCCGAACGCGCGCGGGCGACGAGCGGCCCGACGGCCTGA
- a CDS encoding maleylacetate reductase: protein MDALRFTYRPLPVRVVFGAGVLAGLPAEAAALGLSRVLVLATPGRRGDAERAAAALGDRLAGVHAGAVMHVPAQVAAEACRAAAAAGADGLVAFGGGSAVGLAKAVAKETGLPIVAVPTTYSGSEMTPVWGMTEDGVKRTGRDERVLARTVLYDPSLTLGLPPAVSAASAMNAMAHAVEALYSPDASPVVSLMAEEAVRVLADALPEVVRSPGGLPARTRALYGAWLCGTCLGATTMGLHHKLCHILGGSLDLPHAETHTVLLPHALAYNAPAAPDAVHALRRALGRDDPARALWELSGSLGLPRSLKDLGADPARLDDVVARAAAGGFANPRPVEEAGLRVLLGNAWEGRPPGA from the coding sequence ATGGACGCGCTCCGCTTCACCTACCGGCCGCTGCCCGTGCGGGTCGTCTTCGGCGCGGGCGTGCTGGCCGGCCTGCCCGCCGAGGCGGCCGCGCTGGGCCTGTCCCGGGTGCTGGTGCTGGCGACGCCGGGGCGGCGGGGGGACGCCGAGCGCGCCGCGGCGGCCCTCGGGGACCGGCTGGCCGGCGTGCACGCCGGAGCGGTGATGCACGTCCCGGCGCAGGTGGCGGCGGAGGCGTGCCGGGCCGCCGCGGCGGCGGGCGCGGACGGCCTCGTCGCGTTCGGCGGCGGGTCGGCGGTCGGGCTGGCCAAGGCGGTCGCGAAGGAGACGGGGCTGCCGATCGTGGCCGTCCCGACGACGTACTCCGGCTCGGAGATGACGCCGGTGTGGGGCATGACGGAGGACGGCGTCAAACGCACCGGGCGCGACGAGCGCGTCCTGGCCCGGACGGTCCTCTACGACCCGTCCCTGACGCTGGGCCTGCCGCCCGCCGTCTCGGCGGCGTCGGCGATGAACGCGATGGCGCACGCCGTCGAGGCGCTGTACTCCCCCGACGCGTCGCCGGTGGTGTCGCTGATGGCGGAGGAGGCCGTCCGGGTACTGGCGGACGCGCTCCCGGAGGTCGTGCGGTCGCCCGGCGGCCTGCCCGCGCGCACCCGCGCCCTGTACGGGGCGTGGCTGTGCGGCACCTGCCTCGGTGCGACGACGATGGGCCTGCACCACAAGCTGTGCCACATCCTCGGCGGGTCGCTGGACCTGCCGCACGCCGAGACCCACACCGTCCTGCTGCCGCACGCCCTCGCCTACAACGCCCCGGCCGCGCCGGACGCCGTGCACGCGCTGCGCCGGGCGCTCGGACGGGACGACCCCGCCCGCGCACTGTGGGAGCTGTCCGGTTCGTTGGGCCTGCCGCGCTCGCTCAAGGACCTCGGCGCCGACCCCGCCCGCCTGGACGACGTGGTCGCGCGGGCCGCCGCCGGGGGCTTCGCGAACCCGCGCCCGGTGGAGGAGGCGGGCCTTCGGGTCCTGCTCGGGAACGCCTGGGAGGGGCGCCCGCCCGGCGCCTAG